In one Nocardioides sp. NBC_00368 genomic region, the following are encoded:
- a CDS encoding endo alpha-1,4 polygalactosaminidase: MACGSAAAPFADTAPDLPPTDGVFDYQLGGIADQLSDGTPIDVVARDATAGPLDSAYNVCYVNGFQTQPGADWSEHPSALLRDASGDPVRDPDWPDELILDPSTASARSAIVEMVGPVIESCAESGFDAVEIDNLDTWTRFDSISREGALALASAYVTTAHDLGLAIAQKNAAEAARPAHDDLGFDFAVVEECGAYHECAAYTDVYGSHVLQIEYPDSLAEAGHAFADVCADPHRAPLTILRDRDLVGQDDPAYVYEAC, encoded by the coding sequence GTGGCCTGCGGGTCCGCCGCGGCGCCGTTTGCCGACACGGCGCCCGATCTCCCACCCACCGACGGCGTCTTCGACTACCAGCTCGGTGGCATCGCCGATCAACTGTCCGACGGCACCCCGATCGACGTGGTTGCCCGCGACGCCACGGCCGGGCCCCTCGATAGCGCCTACAACGTCTGCTACGTCAACGGCTTCCAGACCCAGCCCGGCGCCGACTGGTCCGAGCACCCATCAGCGCTGCTCCGCGACGCCTCCGGCGATCCCGTACGCGACCCCGACTGGCCCGATGAGCTCATCCTCGACCCCTCCACCGCCTCAGCGCGTTCGGCGATCGTCGAGATGGTCGGTCCGGTCATCGAGAGCTGCGCGGAGTCGGGCTTCGACGCCGTCGAGATCGACAACCTCGACACTTGGACCCGCTTCGACTCGATCTCCCGGGAAGGCGCCTTAGCCCTGGCCTCAGCGTACGTGACCACCGCTCACGACCTCGGCCTCGCGATCGCCCAGAAGAACGCCGCCGAAGCCGCCCGGCCGGCTCACGACGACCTCGGCTTCGACTTCGCCGTCGTCGAAGAATGCGGCGCCTACCACGAATGTGCCGCCTACACCGACGTCTACGGCTCCCACGTGCTCCAGATCGAGTACCCCGACTCCCTCGCCGAGGCCGGCCACGCCTTCGCTGATGTCTGCGCCGACCCCCACCGCGCCCCGCTCACCATCCTCCGCGACCGCGACCTCGTCGGGCAGGACGATCCGGCGTACGTCTACGAGGCGTGCTAG